The Passer domesticus isolate bPasDom1 chromosome 31, bPasDom1.hap1, whole genome shotgun sequence genome has a window encoding:
- the STAT6 gene encoding signal transducer and activator of transcription 6 encodes MSLWNLVSHMPPEEFSSLSTEFPRSLRCLLAEWLENQPWEFINGSDAFCSSMASRMLSDMLEKLRSAAGSDGQQCQILQQVSNIENTFRRDPLRLVAVVRAILEGEKAAVLKRDHHLPLSFHRRQEELKFSLGLQRLQHRVREIQALQEEGPGRDGAVQSPVAPRELPTLILEAVKELEAAKQQVLKRIQIWKRQQQLAGNGAIFEENLAPLQKRCENLVEVYFQLQQQVMAASTELGPELLPRLLERFKEVLSGLVKSSFLVEKQPPQVLKTQTKFQASVRFLLGPRLLKAAPKPYMVRADMVTEKQARELELSNYSNTLSESTGEILHNMVALETNPTSGNCCANFKNVLLKKIKRCERKGSESVTEEKCAVLFSTNVTLTPSNVSIHLQVLSLPIVVIVHGNQDNNAKATVLWDNAFSDIDRVPFVVAERVPWDKMCDTLNLKFMAEVQTTKGLLKEHYFFLAQKIFNDHSASPEDFQSRHVSWAQFNKEILPGRGFTFWQWFDGVLDLTKRCLKSYWSDRLIMGFISKQYVCKLLSMQPDGTFLLRFSDSEIGGVTIAYVMRGKDGSSQVENIQPFSAKDLSIRSLGDRIRDLGQLRNLYPNIPKDQAFGSHYNKEQTGKDGRGYVSTAIKMTVESERDQQPPSTMGAPPEAPQAPMFNLPMLQHELHPENLLAPICPPTPFCPQPMPAGYPTVERDVMMVPNRLTPPFHSPSPILSPPSLSHCQDPAFRPSGPFVPNQYMPGEVSQLLPAGPSAEPQDEEMPELPPFHPGEEAPLQSPPRWMSPSMDQPSASDLDQLLEVPLLPPFAPLPQHSGYPNSSLSSWGLGDARWDDSIRPGHA; translated from the exons GGAGTTCATCAATGGCTCAGACGCCTTCtgcagcagcatggccagcaggatgCTCTCAGACATGCTGGAGAAACTCCGCAGCGCTGCCGGCAGCGATGGGCAGCAGTGCCAGATCCTGCAGCAAGTCAGCAACATCGAG AACACCTTCCGCCGGGACCCGCTGCGCCTGGTGGCCGTCGTGAGAGCCATCCTGGAGGGTGAAAAAGCAGCCGTGCTCAAACGG gaCCACCACCTGCCCCTCAGCTTCCACCGGCGGCAGGAGGAGCTGAAGTtcagcctggggctgcagcgGCTGCAGCACCGAGTCCGGGAGATCCAGGCGCTCCAGGAGGAGGGGCCGGGGCGGGACGGGGCTGTGCAGAGCCCCGTGGCTCCCCGGGAACTGCCCACCCTCATCCTGGAGGCTGTGAAGGAGCTGGAGGCGGCCAAACAGCAGGTCCTGAAGAGGATCCAGATTTGGAAGAGACAacagcagctggcagggaatggggccatCTTTGAGGAGAATCTGGCACCGCTGCAGAAGAG GTGTGAGAACCTGGTCGAGGTTTacttccagctgcagcagcaggtgatggcagcgagcacagagctggggcctgagctgctgccccggctcCTGGAGCGCTTCAAGGAGGTGCTGTCCGGCCTGGTCAAGAG ctccttcctggTGGAGAAGCAGCCCCCACAGGTGCTGAAGACCCAGACCAAGTTCCAGGCGAGCGTCCGGTTCCTGCTGGGCCCGCGGCTGCTGAAGGCAGCGCCCAAGCCCTACATGGTGAGGGCTGACATGGTGACAGAGAAGCAGGCACGGGAGCTGGAGCTCAGCAACTACAGCAACACCCTCAG TGAGAGCACAGGGGAGATCTTGCACAACATGGTGGCCCTGGAGACCAACCCCACCAGCGGGAACTGCTGTGCCAACTTCAAAAATGTG ctgctgaagAAGATCAAGCGCTGCGAGCGGAAGGGCTCAGAGTCGGTGACAGAGGAGAAATGTGCTGTCCTGTTCAGCACCAACGTCACCTTGACCCCCAGCAACGTCTCCATCCACCTCCAG GTCCTTTCTCTGCCCATTGTGGTCATTgtccacgggaaccaggacaacaATGCCAAAGCCACTGTGCTGTGGGATAACGCCTTCTCTGACATT GACCGGGTGCCCTTCGTGGTGGCCGAGCGGGTGCCCTGGGACAAGATGTGTGACACCCTGAACCTGAAGTTCATGGCAGAGGTGCAGACCACCAAGGGGCTCCTCAAGGAGCACTACTTCTTCCTGGCCCAGAAGATCTTCAATGACCACAGCGCCAGCCCCGAGGACTTCCAGAGCCGCCACGTCTCCTGGGCCCAGTTCAACAAG GAGATCCTCCCTGGCCGGGGATTCACCTTCTGGCAATGGTTTGATGGAGTCCTGGACCTCACCAAGAGATGCCTCAAAAGTTACTGGTCAGACAG GCTCATCATGGGCTTCATCAGCAAGCAGTATGTGTGCAAGCTGCTGAGCATGCAGCCGGACGGGACCTTCCTGCTGCGCTTCAGCGACTCCGAGATCGGCGGCGTCACCATCGCCTACGTCATGCGCGGCAAGGACG GCTCCAGCCAGGTGGAAAACATCCAGCCCTTCTCTGCCAAGGATCTGTCCATCCGCTCGCTCGGCGACCGCATCCGGGACCTGGGGCAGCTCCGGAACCTGTACCCCAACATCCCCAAGGACCAGGCCTTTGGGAGTCACTACAACA AAGAGCAGACAGGCAAGGACGGCCGGGGCTACGTCTCCACTGCCATCAAGATGACTGTGGAAAGTGAAAG GGACCAGCAGCCTCCAAGCACCATGGGGGCCCCCCCCGAGGCCCCCCAGGCACCGATGTTCAACCTGCCCATGCTGCAGCACGAGCTGCACCCTGAGAATCTGCTGGCCCCCATCTG CCCCCCCACTCCATTCTGCCCCCAGCCCATGCCCGCGGGCTACCCCACGGTTGAGAGGGACGTCATGATGGTGCCCAACAGGCTCACCCCCCCCTTCCACAG cccatCACCGATTCTCTCGCCTCCCTCGCTGTCCCACTGCCAGGACCCTGCCTTCAGGCCCTCCGG ACCCTTCGTGCCCAACCAGTACATGCCCGGCGAGGTCTCGCAGCTGCTGCCCGCGGGTCCCTCTGCGGAGCCGCAGGACGAAGAGATGCCCGAGCTGCCCCCGTTCCACCCCGGGGAGGAAGCGCCGCTGCAGAGCCCTCCGCGGTG GATGTCGCCCAGCATGGATCAGCCATCAGCCTCGGACTTGGATCAGCTCCTGGAGGTGCCCCTGTTGCCCCCCTTCGCGCCCCTCCCGCAGCACAGCGGGTACCCCAATTCCAGCCTGTCCTCCTGGGGGCTGGGGGACGCGCGGTGGGATGACAGCATCCGGCCGGGACACGCCTGA
- the NAB2 gene encoding NGFI-A-binding protein 2 isoform X2, translated as MALPRTLGELQLYRVLQRANLLGYYETFIQQGGDDVQQLCEAGEEEFLEIMALVGMATKPLHVRRLQKALREWASNPGLFSQPVSAVPVSSIPLFKLSEAGGRKALSNGHASPGEAAGKGGGSAGTPPARSPTEPGEKLSPSAAPPWPGRSTPESEGGGDEEPGGPPFSPGGSSGEQAVGTELEPELARTVVESVERLLQSCPRGGEAELRALMKLNKKLAKAVGHIFQLEDGDRQKEEEIRRHSAIYGRGEARRREGKQLTLHELIINEAAAQFCLRDNSLLLRRVELFSLSRQVARESTYLSSLKVARAHPEDGGAVVAKRLKQEAGEQSRPELLALPVGLEPPGAGYRASLEEDTGSLSGESLDGHLQEFEDGLAERGPAAPPDPPRGTIKVEQETSRQ; from the exons ATGGCCCTGCCCCGCACgctgggggagctgcagctgtaCCGGGTGCTGCAACGTGCCAACCTGCTGGGCTACTACGAGACCTTCATCCAGCAAGGGGGGGACGACGTGCAGCAGCTCTGCGAGGCGGGCGAGGAGGAGTTCCTGGAGATCATGGCGCTGGTGGGCATGGCCACCAAGCCCCTCCACGTCCGCCGCCTCCAGAAGGCCCTGCGCGAGTGGGCCTCCAACCCGGGGCTCTTCAGCCAGCCCGTCTCGGCCGTCCCGGTCAGCAGCATCCCGCTCTTCAAGCTCTCCGAGGCCGGCGGGCGCAAGGCGCTCAGCAACGGGCACGCCAGCCCCGGCGAGGCCGCGGGCAAGGGGGGTGGCAGCGCCGGGACGCCCCCAGCCCGCAGCCCCACGGAGCCAGGGGAGAAGCTGTCGCCGTCAGCGGCTCCGCCGTGGCCGGGAAGGAGCACCCCCGAGTCGGAGGGCGGAGGGGATGAGGAGCCGGGGGGTCCCCCCTTCTCCCCGGGTGGCAGCAGCGGGGAGCAGGCGGTGGGCACGGAGCTGGAGCCGGAGTTGGCACGGACGGTGGTGGAGAGCGTggagaggctgctgcagagctgcccccgGGGCGGCGAGGCCGAGCTGAGGGCGCTGATGAAGCTCAACAAGAAGCTGGCCAAGGCTGTGGGGCACATCTTCCAGCTGGAGGACGGTGAccggcagaaggaggaggagatcCGCCGGCACAGCGCGATCTACGGCCGCGGCGAGGCCCGGCGCCGCGAGGGCAAGCAGCTCACCCTGCACGAG CTCATCATCAACGAGGCGGCCGCCCAGTTCTGCCTGCGGGACAActcgctgctgctgcggcgCGTCGAGCTCTTCTCGCTGTCGCGGCAGGTGGCACGGGAGAGCACCTACCTGTCCTCGCTCAAGGTCGCCAG GGCCCATCCCGAGGATGGCGGTGCCGTCGTGGCCAAGCGGCTCAAGCAGGAG GCGGGAGAGCAGAGCCGCCCGGAGCTCCTGGCGCTGCcggtggggctggagccccccGGGGCCGGGTACCGAGCCAGCTTGGAGGAGGACACGGGCAGCCTCTCCGGGGAGAGCCTCGACGGCCACTTGCAGG AGTTCGAGGATGGGCTGGCGGAACGGGGTCCTGcggcccccccagacccccctcGGGGTACAATCAAGGTGGAGCAGGAGACCAGCAGGCAGTGA
- the NAB2 gene encoding NGFI-A-binding protein 2 isoform X1 produces MALPRTLGELQLYRVLQRANLLGYYETFIQQGGDDVQQLCEAGEEEFLEIMALVGMATKPLHVRRLQKALREWASNPGLFSQPVSAVPVSSIPLFKLSEAGGRKALSNGHASPGEAAGKGGGSAGTPPARSPTEPGEKLSPSAAPPWPGRSTPESEGGGDEEPGGPPFSPGGSSGEQAVGTELEPELARTVVESVERLLQSCPRGGEAELRALMKLNKKLAKAVGHIFQLEDGDRQKEEEIRRHSAIYGRGEARRREGKQLTLHELIINEAAAQFCLRDNSLLLRRVELFSLSRQVARESTYLSSLKVARAHPEDGGAVVAKRLKQEAGEQSRPELLALPVGLEPPGAGYRASLEEDTGSLSGESLDGHLQAAGACPRLTPPPGAAPDVPLGLAPHGLWSRHILQQTLMDEGLRLARLVSHERVGRLSPCLPGKPPGPEFEDGLAERGPAAPPDPPRGTIKVEQETSRQ; encoded by the exons ATGGCCCTGCCCCGCACgctgggggagctgcagctgtaCCGGGTGCTGCAACGTGCCAACCTGCTGGGCTACTACGAGACCTTCATCCAGCAAGGGGGGGACGACGTGCAGCAGCTCTGCGAGGCGGGCGAGGAGGAGTTCCTGGAGATCATGGCGCTGGTGGGCATGGCCACCAAGCCCCTCCACGTCCGCCGCCTCCAGAAGGCCCTGCGCGAGTGGGCCTCCAACCCGGGGCTCTTCAGCCAGCCCGTCTCGGCCGTCCCGGTCAGCAGCATCCCGCTCTTCAAGCTCTCCGAGGCCGGCGGGCGCAAGGCGCTCAGCAACGGGCACGCCAGCCCCGGCGAGGCCGCGGGCAAGGGGGGTGGCAGCGCCGGGACGCCCCCAGCCCGCAGCCCCACGGAGCCAGGGGAGAAGCTGTCGCCGTCAGCGGCTCCGCCGTGGCCGGGAAGGAGCACCCCCGAGTCGGAGGGCGGAGGGGATGAGGAGCCGGGGGGTCCCCCCTTCTCCCCGGGTGGCAGCAGCGGGGAGCAGGCGGTGGGCACGGAGCTGGAGCCGGAGTTGGCACGGACGGTGGTGGAGAGCGTggagaggctgctgcagagctgcccccgGGGCGGCGAGGCCGAGCTGAGGGCGCTGATGAAGCTCAACAAGAAGCTGGCCAAGGCTGTGGGGCACATCTTCCAGCTGGAGGACGGTGAccggcagaaggaggaggagatcCGCCGGCACAGCGCGATCTACGGCCGCGGCGAGGCCCGGCGCCGCGAGGGCAAGCAGCTCACCCTGCACGAG CTCATCATCAACGAGGCGGCCGCCCAGTTCTGCCTGCGGGACAActcgctgctgctgcggcgCGTCGAGCTCTTCTCGCTGTCGCGGCAGGTGGCACGGGAGAGCACCTACCTGTCCTCGCTCAAGGTCGCCAG GGCCCATCCCGAGGATGGCGGTGCCGTCGTGGCCAAGCGGCTCAAGCAGGAG GCGGGAGAGCAGAGCCGCCCGGAGCTCCTGGCGCTGCcggtggggctggagccccccGGGGCCGGGTACCGAGCCAGCTTGGAGGAGGACACGGGCAGCCTCTCCGGGGAGAGCCTCGACGGCCACTTGCAGG CGGCGGGGGCCTGTCCCCGGCTGACCCCTCCGCCCGGTGCGGCCCCGGACGTGCCCCTCGGCCTGGCGCCCCACGGGCTCTGGAGCCGCCACATCCTCCAGCAGACGCTGATGGACGAGGGGCTGCGCCTGGCCCGGCTGGTGTCGCACGAGCGCGTGGGGCggctcagcccctgcctgccGGGGAAGCCCCCGGGACCAG AGTTCGAGGATGGGCTGGCGGAACGGGGTCCTGcggcccccccagacccccctcGGGGTACAATCAAGGTGGAGCAGGAGACCAGCAGGCAGTGA